A region of the Haematobia irritans isolate KBUSLIRL chromosome 5, ASM5000362v1, whole genome shotgun sequence genome:
tagaaaattttgtcaacttcaacaaaatagaaacaaatattaatatatatttttgtatatatttgtagttttttttaaatttattatttcattataattaacttaaaattttatagatgaaTCAATGATTTCATTATAATTtacttaaactaaatttattaaatgtatACCCTTAATTAAACTACCACTATGAGTATCCAAATCGCGAAACTGTATACCCTCTACATTTGTAGAAAATAAACTACAAGGATATTCGGCACCTTGACACTGTGAAGGTTgccataatattttaatatgataTTCTATGTCGGGTGATAGTACTATACCCTTGGACCATTTTACATTGACATCACAATTGTATTTGGTTAATTGTTTGTTTACACTGTGGCTCCATTGTAAAGATTCATCATGATTGGGGGCTGTTATTTCAATGGTCATATTTTCATAGTAATCGGTGGGTATACATAGGCGGGTTAAATGGGGTGTCAAACGGCTATGTAGAGTCAATCCTTGAAGTGAAATGAAACGATTCGATTTTATATGCGTAGACCATTCACAATTATCATAGTCAACTGTAAAGGGTCTACAAGCCTTATAATAACATCTTTCAATGGATTGGGAATGCTGAGGCTTAAGATTTCCATTTCCATTGCCATCCTCCATAAGATCATTGCATTCCTTTAGATTGAGATCTTCAATAATGGTGGAACATTCGGTTTGCTTCAGGCCCATTTCTTCACATTCCTGTTGACACCATTCGTATATGAACCAAAGTAAATTCTGGGCTGGTATTTGTTCTTTACACATAGATA
Encoded here:
- the LOC142238866 gene encoding uncharacterized protein LOC142238866 isoform X2: MATPAETLTVCTKPKFLIENFKKQTDFLTSLSLRYEQLLASEKYYDCIFLVGEHEVRCHKLILATSSPVFEAMFYGPISEKQNVIEILDMSYDIFKLMIVYIYKGSLDFCTLSLEETIELYYGAEKYLLNDLKLECLEAIQLKLRFSNILAALELSICLDLSSLLTICFNFFTRCCLKEAQFVAHLKSHYYHVSKDCIKTIISMCKEQIPAQNLLWFIYEWCQQECEEMGLKQTECSTIIEDLNLKECNDLMEDGNGNGNLKPQHSQSIERCYYKACRPFTVDYDNCEWSTHIKSNRFISLQGLTLHSRLTPHLTRLCIPTDYYENMTIEITAPNHDESLQWSHSVNKQLTKYNCDVNVKWSKGIVLSPDIEYHIKILWQPSQCQGAEYPCSLFSTNVEGIQFRDLDTHSGSLIKGIHLINLV
- the LOC142238866 gene encoding uncharacterized protein LOC142238866 isoform X1, which encodes MMATPAETLTVCTKPKFLIENFKKQTDFLTSLSLRYEQLLASEKYYDCIFLVGEHEVRCHKLILATSSPVFEAMFYGPISEKQNVIEILDMSYDIFKLMIVYIYKGSLDFCTLSLEETIELYYGAEKYLLNDLKLECLEAIQLKLRFSNILAALELSICLDLSSLLTICFNFFTRCCLKEAQFVAHLKSHYYHVSKDCIKTIISMCKEQIPAQNLLWFIYEWCQQECEEMGLKQTECSTIIEDLNLKECNDLMEDGNGNGNLKPQHSQSIERCYYKACRPFTVDYDNCEWSTHIKSNRFISLQGLTLHSRLTPHLTRLCIPTDYYENMTIEITAPNHDESLQWSHSVNKQLTKYNCDVNVKWSKGIVLSPDIEYHIKILWQPSQCQGAEYPCSLFSTNVEGIQFRDLDTHSGSLIKGIHLINLV